The Vibrio ishigakensis genome has a window encoding:
- a CDS encoding L-serine ammonia-lyase, which translates to MISIFDIYKIGIGPSSSHTVGPMKAGKIFVDELKQKQFLQQTDKLTVDVYGSLSLTGIGHRTDVAIIAGLAGNLPETVDIDAIDPLIAKVEETEVLNIDNGNHTVAFPASEGMNFHTTNLELHENGMQIHAWSKGEKIFSKTYFSIGGGFIVDQESFGQESETSQEIPYPFTSAQELIQQATNNGLSISTIMLKNEQSVMSSDAINTQLTAIWQTMSACIDRGLHCEGLLPGPLKVHRRAPALYKKLVTSASTNVDPMAVVDWINLFAFAVNEENAAGGRVVTAPTNGACGIVPAVLAYYDKFIQPVTEKEYQRYFASSAAIGGLYKRNASISGAEVGCQGEVGVACSMAAAGLAELMGASPEQVCIAAEIAMEHNLGLTCDPVAGQVQVPCIERNGIAAVKAVNSARMALGRSSAPRVSLDKVIETMLETGKDMNAKYRETSQGGLAIKVLCSS; encoded by the coding sequence ATGATCAGTATTTTCGATATCTATAAAATTGGCATTGGTCCCTCAAGCTCTCACACCGTGGGGCCAATGAAAGCAGGTAAGATCTTCGTTGATGAGCTAAAACAAAAACAGTTTTTACAACAAACAGACAAGCTCACAGTCGATGTATATGGCTCATTGTCATTAACAGGTATTGGTCACCGTACAGATGTGGCTATTATTGCAGGCCTAGCTGGAAATCTTCCTGAGACAGTAGACATTGATGCAATCGATCCTCTAATTGCTAAAGTAGAAGAAACTGAAGTGTTGAATATCGACAACGGTAATCACACCGTTGCCTTCCCTGCCTCTGAGGGAATGAACTTCCACACTACCAACCTAGAACTCCATGAAAACGGAATGCAGATCCACGCTTGGAGCAAAGGTGAAAAGATCTTTAGTAAAACCTATTTCTCCATTGGTGGCGGCTTTATCGTCGACCAAGAATCCTTTGGCCAAGAAAGCGAAACTAGCCAAGAGATCCCGTATCCATTTACATCAGCACAAGAGCTAATCCAGCAAGCGACTAATAATGGCTTATCGATCAGCACTATTATGCTGAAGAACGAGCAGTCTGTAATGAGCAGCGACGCTATCAATACTCAACTGACGGCAATCTGGCAGACAATGTCAGCGTGTATCGATCGCGGCCTTCACTGCGAAGGTTTGCTACCCGGACCTCTGAAGGTTCATCGTCGCGCCCCTGCTCTATATAAAAAGCTGGTGACTTCAGCTTCAACCAATGTAGACCCTATGGCAGTGGTTGATTGGATCAACCTATTTGCTTTCGCAGTAAACGAAGAAAATGCTGCAGGTGGCCGAGTAGTAACAGCACCTACCAATGGTGCTTGTGGCATCGTCCCTGCAGTGCTTGCATACTATGACAAGTTCATTCAGCCAGTCACCGAAAAAGAATATCAGCGCTATTTTGCTTCTTCTGCAGCTATCGGCGGTTTATACAAGCGTAACGCCTCTATTTCTGGTGCCGAAGTAGGTTGTCAGGGCGAAGTTGGTGTGGCTTGTTCTATGGCGGCGGCTGGTCTTGCTGAGCTAATGGGCGCAAGCCCTGAACAGGTGTGCATCGCAGCTGAGATCGCAATGGAGCACAACCTAGGTCTTACCTGTGACCCGGTTGCAGGTCAGGTACAGGTTCCATGTATCGAGCGTAATGGTATTGCTGCAGTCAAAGCAGTTAACTCGGCACGCATGGCATTAGGTCGCTCTTCTGCCCCACGCGTATCTCTAGATAAGGTTATCGAAACCATGCTGGAGACGGGTAAAGATATGAATGCCAAATACCGTGAGACTTCCCAAGGCGGATTAGCCATAAAAGTGCTCTGCAGCTCCTAA